The DNA sequence TACAGCACCGTTGATGCCGCTCTTCACGCTCTGGAAGCCGGTGTTGTGGTGGATGTTTTCCCGAAAAAAATCCCTATCATGGCGACCAAACAAAACAATCAGGTTTTTCTGACCCTGTTTGTCAGCTATCGTTTCGGGAAAATCATTGACCGGTTGAAAGGGGAAGAATGGGATAAGCCTTCTGCAGAAGGCCAGCCGGAAAAGGGAAAAGAATAATCTCCAATCTTTTAAAAGGGATCCTCTTCATTTTGATGATTCGTGTTTAATTGTTACCTTTGGGCTTCTTTAAAAAAGGTAATTTATTGTCAAATAAATCTGATTGTATTATGGCTAAGATTAAAATTGGAATTAACGGTTTCGGGCGCATTGGCCGCCTCGTTTTCCGTGTTGCTGTGAATCGTCCTAATATTGAAGTCGTTGGAATTAACGACCTGATTGATGTGGATTACATGGCTTACATGCTCCGGTATGACACAGTTCATGGTCAGTTCAAAGGAACGATCGACATCAAGGATGGCAAGCTGGTGGTTAACGGACATCCCATACGTGTTACCGCTGAAGCAGATCCTGCCAATCTGAAATGGAATGAAGTTGGTGCCGAATATGTGGTCGAATCAACGGGGTTGTTCCTGACCAAAGAAAAGGCAGAAGCTCACATCAAGGCTGGTGCAAAAAGGGTTATTATGTCAGCACCTTCCAAAGATGACACCCCCATGTTTGTTTACGGTGTGAACCACAAGAAATACACCAAGGATCTTGCCATTATTTCAAATGCATCCTGCACCACCAACTGTCTTGCCCCGATTGCCAAGGTACTGCATGATAATTTCGGCATTGTGGAAGGGCTTATGACCACAGTACATGCCACTACAGCCACGCAGAAGACTGTTGATGGTCCTTCCAAGAAAGACTGGAGAGGTGGACGTGCTGCTGCCGCCAATATTATTCCCTCCTCAACAGGTGCAGCAAAAGCTGTTACCAAAGTTATTCCCGAACTGAAAGGAAAACTTACCGGTATGGCTTTCCGTGTTCCTACCGTCAATGTTTCTGTGGTTGACCTTACCTGTCGGCTTGAAAAAGCTACCACCTATGATGAAATCAAGGCTGCCATGAAAGCTGCCTCTGAAGGTGAACTGAAAGGTGTTCTCGGTTATACCGAAGATGCTGTTGTTTCTTCCGACTTCATCGGCGATCCAAGGACCTCCATCTTTGATGCAGAAGCCGGGATCATGCTGAACCCCAATTTTGTCAAAGTTGTATCCTGGTATGACAACGAATGGGGTTACTCATCCAAAGTCGTTGACATGATTGAATACATGGATACAGTGAAGTAAAACGCACTTTAATTTTGA is a window from the Bacteroidales bacterium genome containing:
- the gap gene encoding type I glyceraldehyde-3-phosphate dehydrogenase, giving the protein MAKIKIGINGFGRIGRLVFRVAVNRPNIEVVGINDLIDVDYMAYMLRYDTVHGQFKGTIDIKDGKLVVNGHPIRVTAEADPANLKWNEVGAEYVVESTGLFLTKEKAEAHIKAGAKRVIMSAPSKDDTPMFVYGVNHKKYTKDLAIISNASCTTNCLAPIAKVLHDNFGIVEGLMTTVHATTATQKTVDGPSKKDWRGGRAAAANIIPSSTGAAKAVTKVIPELKGKLTGMAFRVPTVNVSVVDLTCRLEKATTYDEIKAAMKAASEGELKGVLGYTEDAVVSSDFIGDPRTSIFDAEAGIMLNPNFVKVVSWYDNEWGYSSKVVDMIEYMDTVK